From a region of the Vibrio ostreae genome:
- a CDS encoding carboxymuconolactone decarboxylase family protein, producing METTRFERGLQQLTKIDGEAGQKVIESLQDICPDLARYTIEYPFGDIYSRPGLDLKTREIATVAALTAMGNCAPQLKVHLHAALNVGCSEEELKEVIIQMSGYAGFPAALNGMFALKEVLKEVHS from the coding sequence ATGGAAACCACACGATTTGAACGCGGACTGCAACAACTGACCAAGATCGACGGAGAAGCCGGGCAAAAGGTGATTGAAAGCCTGCAAGACATTTGCCCGGATCTTGCCCGCTACACCATTGAGTATCCGTTCGGTGATATTTACTCACGCCCGGGACTGGATCTGAAAACACGTGAAATCGCTACCGTGGCTGCGTTAACCGCGATGGGTAACTGCGCGCCGCAATTAAAGGTGCACTTACATGCGGCACTCAATGTCGGGTGCAGTGAAGAGGAGTTGAAAGAGGTGATTATCCAGATGTCAGGTTACGCAGGTTTCCCGGCGGCACTGAACGGGATGTTTGCTTTGAAAGAGGTTTTAAAGGAAGTACATTCCTGA
- a CDS encoding MerR family transcriptional regulator, whose translation MNMKQFSHQVGLSPHTLRYYEKIGLLKNIRRDASGHRSYTAKDIDWITFIIRLKETGMPLEGILEYANYRDQGSATVGERQHLLEQHRAALQQHIEQQTQHLLALEAKIELYKNGKVA comes from the coding sequence ATGAACATGAAACAGTTCTCGCATCAGGTCGGGCTGTCGCCGCATACCCTGCGGTATTATGAAAAAATCGGTCTGCTGAAAAACATCCGGCGCGACGCAAGCGGACACCGGAGCTACACTGCCAAAGATATCGACTGGATAACCTTTATCATCCGCCTCAAAGAGACCGGCATGCCGCTGGAAGGCATACTCGAGTATGCCAATTATCGTGACCAGGGATCTGCCACGGTCGGCGAGCGTCAGCACCTTCTAGAGCAGCACCGTGCCGCGCTGCAACAGCATATCGAGCAACAGACTCAGCACCTGTTGGCGCTGGAAGCCAAAATTGAATTGTACAAAAACGGAAAAGTGGCTTGA
- a CDS encoding M20 family metallopeptidase: protein MSKTSGREQAIHAATQSIHNGQFFDTLARRVAMQTESQNPDAAAQLSAYLTDEMAPLFASLGFATEFYPNPVDGKPPLMIAERMEADALPTLLLYGHGDVTNGQAELWQAGTHPWQLTQSGNQLFGRGTADNKGQHTINLMALQAVLDARGGKLGYNVKILFEMSEEVGSIGLEQFCREQKDKLAADLFLASDGPRLNASTPTLFLGSRGVCQFRLRCHTGNGDRHSGNWGGIITNSAIRLQHALAILVSANGRILAEPLKAPQPEGLTASMMQQLPVGGQAGDPELNPHWGESHLTDGERLFGCNTLEVIALGAGNVAQPIGAIPQTAEAVCHLRMVPGTDWQNLIPNLRAYLAAAGFEDIDVILEGGYNATRLDPNHPWVGFARESMQRSLQQPVTVLPNLGGTIPNHCFAEVLALPTVWMPHSYPSCKQHAPDEHLLVDVAEQGLAAAAGLLWDLGEQWPV, encoded by the coding sequence ATGAGCAAGACTTCAGGACGCGAGCAGGCGATTCACGCGGCAACACAATCCATTCATAACGGACAGTTCTTTGACACACTGGCGCGTCGCGTGGCGATGCAGACTGAAAGTCAGAACCCGGATGCCGCTGCGCAGTTATCGGCTTATCTGACCGATGAAATGGCGCCGCTGTTTGCCTCACTGGGTTTTGCAACCGAGTTTTATCCTAATCCGGTAGACGGTAAGCCACCGCTGATGATTGCCGAGCGAATGGAAGCTGACGCTTTACCGACTTTACTGCTGTACGGTCACGGCGATGTAACCAATGGTCAGGCTGAGCTTTGGCAGGCGGGTACGCATCCTTGGCAACTGACCCAATCTGGTAACCAGCTGTTTGGCCGCGGCACCGCGGATAACAAAGGCCAGCACACCATTAACCTGATGGCGCTGCAAGCGGTGCTTGACGCACGTGGCGGCAAACTGGGTTACAACGTCAAAATCCTGTTTGAGATGAGCGAAGAAGTGGGTTCCATCGGCCTTGAGCAGTTCTGCCGCGAACAGAAAGATAAACTGGCTGCCGATCTGTTTCTCGCCTCGGATGGCCCGCGCCTTAACGCCAGCACGCCGACCTTGTTTTTAGGCTCGCGTGGCGTGTGTCAGTTTCGTCTGCGTTGTCATACCGGGAACGGTGACCGCCATTCCGGTAACTGGGGCGGCATCATTACCAACTCGGCGATCCGCCTGCAGCATGCGCTGGCGATTCTGGTTTCGGCCAACGGCCGGATCCTGGCTGAGCCACTGAAAGCGCCGCAACCGGAAGGGCTTACCGCCAGCATGATGCAGCAACTGCCGGTCGGCGGTCAGGCGGGCGATCCTGAGCTCAACCCGCACTGGGGCGAAAGCCATTTAACTGATGGTGAGCGCCTGTTTGGTTGTAATACACTGGAAGTGATTGCGCTGGGTGCAGGCAATGTTGCTCAGCCGATTGGTGCGATTCCGCAAACTGCAGAAGCGGTGTGTCATTTACGGATGGTGCCGGGTACGGACTGGCAAAACCTGATCCCGAACCTGAGGGCTTATCTGGCGGCAGCCGGCTTTGAAGATATCGATGTGATCCTGGAAGGCGGTTACAACGCCACCCGACTGGATCCGAACCATCCATGGGTCGGGTTTGCCCGTGAGTCGATGCAGCGTTCACTGCAGCAACCAGTCACCGTTTTACCAAATCTGGGTGGCACCATTCCGAATCACTGTTTTGCTGAAGTGTTGGCATTGCCGACGGTATGGATGCCGCATTCGTATCCATCCTGTAAGCAACATGCTCCGGATGAACACCTGCTGGTGGATGTGGCGGAGCAGGGCCTGGCCGCGGCCGCGGGTCTGTTGTGGGATTTGGGTGAGCAGTGGCCTGTGTGA
- a CDS encoding LysR family transcriptional regulator yields the protein MHDITLKYFHAVAKTGSLSAASDELHVAVSAISRQITQLEEHLQVNLFERKPRGMALTPAGDILYTYSLRSALELSNVVTEMKGLNSVQQQTITLACPEGLAWDFVPYVTALFHQQHPQVIFSLRVVDSGKASQLVKEGAVDAALTFSLQPEQGVEVALQVHSPVCALLSARHPLALRNQLSVHDLTGFPLAFSDSGTTLNYLFELACHIEGVKIVPAMTTNAMGAIYTYTKENPHAIALCSDMAVKRRAQHDGLVLLPMREPSLAQRSIQLQVMSHRRQPDLVTQFILFLTRMLQQQSGSNG from the coding sequence ATGCACGACATCACTCTTAAATACTTTCACGCTGTCGCTAAGACAGGCTCACTCTCCGCGGCATCGGACGAACTGCATGTCGCCGTTTCGGCCATCAGCCGCCAGATCACCCAGCTGGAAGAGCATTTGCAGGTCAATCTGTTCGAGCGCAAGCCGCGCGGCATGGCACTGACACCGGCCGGTGACATTCTCTATACTTATTCGCTGCGCTCAGCACTTGAGCTCAGTAACGTCGTGACCGAAATGAAAGGGCTTAACAGCGTTCAGCAACAAACCATCACTCTGGCCTGCCCCGAAGGGTTAGCGTGGGACTTTGTGCCCTACGTAACGGCGTTGTTCCATCAACAGCATCCGCAGGTAATTTTCTCACTGCGCGTAGTTGACTCAGGCAAAGCCTCGCAGTTGGTCAAAGAAGGAGCAGTCGATGCGGCGCTGACATTCAGTCTGCAACCCGAACAAGGGGTTGAAGTCGCGCTACAGGTGCACTCTCCGGTATGCGCCCTATTATCCGCCCGTCATCCGCTGGCGCTGCGCAACCAGCTCAGCGTCCACGATCTGACTGGTTTTCCGTTAGCTTTTTCTGACTCCGGCACCACGCTCAATTATCTATTCGAACTCGCTTGTCATATCGAAGGGGTCAAAATCGTACCCGCGATGACCACCAATGCGATGGGCGCCATTTACACCTATACCAAGGAAAACCCTCACGCGATTGCGCTGTGCAGTGATATGGCGGTCAAACGCCGCGCGCAGCATGACGGCCTGGTGCTGCTACCGATGCGCGAACCCTCGCTCGCTCAGCGCAGTATTCAGCTCCAGGTGATGTCACACCGGAGGCAACCAGATCTGGTCACCCAGTTTATTCTGTTCCTGACCCGGATGTTGCAACAACAATCTGGCAGTAACGGATAG